One Tolypothrix bouteillei VB521301 DNA window includes the following coding sequences:
- the hpsO gene encoding hormogonium polysaccharide biosynthesis glycosyltransferase HpsO, protein MKILVASHTYIVDLNCEKLRILSQLEPEVEVTIVVPKKWKPGGVQNKIIETQYRDEGKFRIVPISNFSQNHQGLLTFGGDLISLLQKFRPNVIQVEQGSRGLAYAEMIALNKLLGLKAKNLFFTWWNLPYQLKFPVSLLEKYNLDNSHGIISGNQDGAEVLRQQGYKGPIKVMPQLGVDERLFAPAPQPELAAQLGIEQNDFVVGFVGRFVQEKGLFTLLEALIGLKDRPWKLLLLGRGPLQSELLSKAEENAIKDRVILVESVAHDAVPKYINLMSTLVLPSETNYNLKNLTSIGWKEQFGHVLIEAMACQVPVIGSNSGEIPHVIGEAGLIFPEGDAQALAHCIVQLMENPELTENLASMGYQKAMAQYTNTALAKQQLEFYKELADG, encoded by the coding sequence ATGAAAATTCTTGTAGCCAGTCATACTTATATTGTAGATCTTAACTGTGAAAAACTCCGCATTTTATCTCAGTTAGAACCAGAAGTTGAGGTCACAATTGTTGTTCCTAAAAAATGGAAACCAGGTGGAGTTCAAAATAAAATTATTGAAACTCAATACCGAGATGAAGGAAAATTTCGCATAGTGCCCATTTCTAATTTCAGTCAAAATCATCAAGGGTTACTGACATTTGGAGGAGATTTAATATCTTTATTGCAAAAATTTCGTCCCAATGTTATTCAGGTAGAACAAGGGTCTCGAGGTCTTGCTTATGCGGAGATGATTGCTCTCAATAAATTATTGGGACTCAAGGCAAAAAACTTATTTTTTACTTGGTGGAATTTACCCTATCAACTCAAGTTTCCAGTTTCTTTATTAGAGAAGTATAACCTTGATAACAGTCACGGCATCATTTCAGGAAATCAAGATGGTGCAGAAGTTTTACGACAACAGGGGTATAAGGGACCTATTAAAGTCATGCCTCAGCTAGGTGTAGATGAACGTTTGTTTGCACCTGCACCTCAACCCGAACTAGCTGCTCAGTTAGGTATAGAGCAAAATGATTTTGTCGTTGGATTTGTGGGACGTTTTGTTCAAGAGAAGGGATTGTTTACTCTTCTAGAAGCTTTGATAGGTTTAAAAGATAGACCTTGGAAATTACTGCTTCTCGGACGGGGACCGTTACAATCGGAACTCTTAAGCAAAGCCGAGGAAAATGCCATCAAAGATAGGGTTATTTTAGTGGAAAGCGTTGCTCATGACGCAGTTCCTAAATATATTAATTTAATGAGTACTTTAGTACTGCCATCGGAAACAAATTACAATCTTAAAAATCTTACTTCTATTGGTTGGAAAGAACAATTTGGTCACGTGCTAATTGAAGCCATGGCGTGTCAAGTTCCTGTTATTGGTTCAAATTCGGGTGAGATTCCTCATGTCATTGGTGAGGCTGGATTAATATTTCCTGAGGGTGACGCCCAAGCATTAGCCCACTGTATAGTTCAATTAATGGAAAATCCTGAATTGACTGAAAATTTGGCTAGTATGGGCTATCAAAAAGCTATGGCTCAATATACCAATACCGCTTTGGCAAAACAGCAATTAGAGTTTTATAAGGAATTGGCTGACGGCTAA
- a CDS encoding peroxiredoxin, with protein sequence MALRLGDTVPNFTQASSTGDIDFYQWAGDSWVVLFSHPADFTPVCTTELGTVAKLKPEFDKRNVKAIALSVDDVESHKGWIGDIEETQKATLNYPILADGDRKVSDLYDMIHPNANASLTVRTVFIIDPNKKLRLTLTYPPSTGRNFDEILRVIDSLQLTDNYSVATPADWKDGDDCVIVPSLKDPEVLKEKFPKGYQEIKPYLRMTPQPNK encoded by the coding sequence ATGGCTCTCCGTCTAGGCGATACAGTACCTAACTTCACTCAAGCCTCCTCAACTGGCGATATAGACTTTTACCAATGGGCTGGAGACAGCTGGGTTGTGCTGTTCTCCCACCCCGCAGACTTTACACCAGTTTGTACCACCGAACTGGGAACCGTTGCTAAGTTGAAGCCTGAATTCGACAAGCGCAACGTCAAAGCTATCGCCCTCAGCGTTGATGATGTTGAATCTCATAAAGGATGGATTGGGGATATTGAAGAAACCCAAAAAGCAACCCTCAATTATCCAATTTTGGCAGATGGCGATCGTAAAGTCTCCGATCTTTACGACATGATTCACCCCAATGCCAACGCCTCGTTAACAGTGCGTACAGTCTTCATCATTGACCCTAATAAAAAGCTGCGTCTGACCTTAACTTATCCTCCAAGTACCGGACGTAACTTTGATGAAATTCTGCGAGTGATTGATTCACTGCAACTCACTGACAACTACAGTGTGGCGACACCAGCCGACTGGAAAGACGGTGATGATTGCGTGATCGTCCCTTCATTAAAAGATCCTGAAGTTCTTAAGGAGAAATTCCCCAAAGGATATCAAGAAATCAAACCCTACTTGCGGATGACACCTCAACCCAATAAGTAA
- the hpsP gene encoding hormogonium polysaccharide biosynthesis glycosyltransferase HpsP yields MQILQIVPSISLVYGGPSQMVLGLAPALAKQGVKVTVITTDSNGDTGQETPLDVPLNRPIEQDGYQIIYFRCSPFRRYKFSLDLLGWLNKHVREYDLAHIHALFSPVSSLAAAVCRQQKVPYILRPLGTLDPADLRKKKILKQLYTAILERPNIAGSAAIHFTSVQEAKVSERFGVATRDLTIPLGAIPVQWEGEKGREGEGGRLLRQQYSIPTDIPLVLFMSRIDPKKGLDLLFPALEALLAEGFNFHFVLAGGNPQDEDYVEKIKSQIQNSPLRSHTTITGFVTGHLKTALLQAADLFVLPSYYENFGIAVAEAMVAGTPVLISDQVHICQEVRDSESGWVSSLDVKEIVKSLRTALENPSECQRRGLLAREYALQHYSWDAIARQIILAYNQILS; encoded by the coding sequence ATGCAAATCTTACAAATTGTTCCCTCAATTTCCCTAGTCTATGGTGGTCCGAGTCAAATGGTTTTGGGGCTAGCTCCTGCACTGGCAAAGCAAGGGGTAAAAGTGACAGTGATTACAACTGATAGTAATGGCGATACCGGTCAAGAAACACCCTTAGATGTTCCTTTGAATCGCCCTATAGAGCAAGATGGTTATCAAATTATCTACTTTCGTTGTTCCCCGTTTCGTCGATACAAATTCTCCCTAGACTTACTGGGATGGTTAAATAAACACGTCCGGGAGTATGACTTAGCTCACATTCACGCCTTATTTTCTCCTGTCAGCAGTTTGGCTGCAGCAGTATGTCGCCAACAAAAAGTACCCTATATTTTACGTCCTTTAGGAACTCTCGATCCAGCAGATTTACGGAAGAAAAAGATACTCAAACAACTTTATACAGCAATTTTAGAACGTCCAAATATAGCGGGTTCTGCTGCTATTCATTTTACTAGCGTTCAAGAAGCAAAAGTCTCGGAACGTTTTGGCGTTGCTACACGGGATTTGACAATCCCGTTGGGTGCGATCCCCGTGCAGTGGGAGGGGGAGAAGGGAAGAGAGGGAGAGGGGGGGCGTTTATTGCGTCAGCAGTACAGTATTCCTACTGATATTCCTCTAGTGCTGTTTATGTCTCGTATCGATCCAAAAAAGGGATTGGATTTGCTGTTTCCAGCATTGGAGGCGCTTCTAGCTGAGGGTTTCAATTTTCACTTTGTTTTAGCTGGAGGGAATCCTCAAGACGAAGATTATGTGGAAAAGATAAAATCTCAAATCCAAAACTCTCCATTGCGATCGCACACAACAATCACTGGTTTTGTCACGGGTCATTTAAAAACAGCCCTTCTCCAAGCTGCTGATTTATTCGTCTTACCCTCATACTATGAGAATTTCGGTATTGCTGTGGCTGAAGCAATGGTTGCAGGAACGCCTGTTTTGATATCAGACCAAGTTCACATTTGTCAGGAGGTGCGTGATAGTGAGTCGGGTTGGGTAAGTTCGTTGGATGTGAAAGAGATTGTTAAATCACTTCGTACAGCGCTAGAAAATCCATCAGAATGCCAAAGACGGGGGCTACTTGCGAGAGAGTATGCACTGCAACATTACAGTTGGGATGCGATCGCCCGTCAAATCATTCTTGCTTACAATCAAATTCTGTCCTAA
- the hpsN gene encoding hormogonium polysaccharide biosynthesis glycosyltransferase HpsN: MNSYPLISVIIPTYGREEPLRDSIADVLKQDYPNFEVLVVDQTPEHKPEIEAYLEELSTAGKIKWFRLKWASLPGARNYAVRRATGDIILFIDDDVQLQSGFLAAHAKNYVEQPEVGAVAGRVFDRMKLGDSGGNLQIEYLPPQAMDPGIAWYHIDLVHTVKPQQVLTARGCNMSFRREIFTKYGLKFDERFRGSAVREESDFCLRLRQTGYKIWYDPNAHLVHLGEETGGCHDISMRSLQYQLTFYHNHFLMGLKNLSLTQATRLFARLFDCHVLGHPPCHKSGSPIKILTRGVFYTLGFFKALSTVIQSAWNDGQIYTRLDEQI; the protein is encoded by the coding sequence GTGAATTCTTATCCCTTGATTTCCGTTATTATTCCAACCTATGGTCGTGAAGAACCACTGCGCGATAGTATAGCCGATGTCCTCAAGCAAGATTATCCAAACTTTGAAGTTTTGGTTGTCGATCAAACACCAGAACACAAACCAGAAATAGAAGCTTATTTAGAAGAATTATCAACCGCAGGTAAAATCAAGTGGTTTCGCCTGAAATGGGCAAGTTTACCAGGAGCGAGAAATTACGCTGTACGCAGAGCAACTGGTGACATCATTTTGTTTATTGACGACGACGTGCAGCTACAGTCTGGATTTTTAGCAGCCCATGCCAAAAATTATGTAGAACAACCAGAAGTGGGTGCAGTTGCCGGACGAGTTTTTGACAGAATGAAATTGGGTGACTCTGGAGGAAATTTGCAGATTGAATATCTTCCTCCCCAAGCCATGGACCCAGGTATTGCTTGGTACCACATTGACTTAGTACATACAGTTAAACCCCAACAAGTTCTAACAGCAAGGGGTTGTAATATGTCCTTCCGTCGTGAAATTTTCACAAAGTACGGGCTGAAATTTGATGAAAGATTTCGTGGTAGTGCTGTTAGAGAAGAATCTGATTTTTGTTTGAGATTGCGGCAAACAGGGTATAAAATTTGGTACGATCCCAACGCTCATTTAGTGCATTTAGGAGAAGAGACAGGCGGTTGTCATGACATTAGCATGCGTTCTCTTCAGTACCAACTGACCTTCTACCACAACCACTTCTTAATGGGTTTAAAAAACCTCTCCCTCACTCAAGCCACACGTCTTTTTGCCCGTTTATTTGACTGTCATGTTCTGGGACATCCTCCCTGTCACAAAAGTGGTTCTCCTATTAAAATTTTGACTCGTGGTGTTTTCTATACTCTGGGTTTCTTCAAAGCCTTAAGCACTGTTATCCAATCAGCATGGAATGACGGTCAAATTTATACTCGTTTAGATGAACAAATTTAG
- the hpsL gene encoding hormogonium polysaccharide biosynthesis protein HpsL — MLTLKSKGKKSKKRKKQEEKETPTLSLQERLLQKRKAAQARKEFSSMLSSAGAVGFFVGILLAFIGGIKAAVPGVLGVITIALCYKYPRQALFGFMIYLPFSGTITYYIGNSPILQLAKDSFYIPAAIALWQICSKKRLPFIVPKAIKTPLFILLALCVLTLLFVNGMQQFSPPLRGLGSGGGNKPIFMGILGLKVFLGYLPLITCAYYLIRDKKDFLFFSRMQVVLILICCAMGFIQYMLLLTGICQGTRHLEGAALFKTSIEARCYFGGALLYSPQQGVIRLPGTFVAPWQWAWFLISSTFFSFASGFSDPSILWRVVSLGSIVAVFINAVISGQRIALALVPVCFVILLLLTGQLRNLKRFIPMGVGLALILGIAIASNPALLEERTSSLSDRWEASPPQEFIVQQFEESWKEQRGILGNGLGRATNSARAMGETRLIETYYPKVLFEVGPFGTLAFLALVTTLTIACYQSNRLIKNRNFRSYGSALWVFILFISYNTYYYPLDVDPVAVYYWFVAGVILKLPIIDKQERQKENDENSEEQPKKKTKTAKNLLNPL, encoded by the coding sequence ATGCTGACATTAAAGTCAAAAGGCAAGAAATCTAAAAAAAGAAAGAAGCAGGAGGAAAAGGAAACTCCAACTCTCAGTCTTCAAGAACGTTTATTGCAGAAGCGAAAAGCCGCACAAGCACGAAAAGAATTTTCCAGTATGTTGTCTTCTGCTGGTGCTGTGGGTTTCTTTGTTGGTATTCTCTTAGCTTTTATAGGAGGCATTAAGGCAGCAGTTCCGGGTGTATTGGGAGTCATCACAATAGCGTTGTGTTACAAATATCCCCGTCAAGCGCTTTTTGGCTTCATGATATATCTGCCTTTTAGCGGCACTATCACTTACTATATCGGTAACAGTCCCATACTCCAACTTGCTAAAGATTCCTTTTATATTCCAGCCGCGATCGCTCTTTGGCAAATTTGCAGTAAGAAACGTTTACCTTTCATTGTTCCCAAAGCTATTAAAACTCCGTTATTTATTTTGCTGGCGCTATGCGTGCTGACATTGTTATTTGTCAATGGTATGCAGCAATTTAGCCCACCACTACGCGGTTTGGGAAGCGGTGGTGGTAACAAGCCAATTTTTATGGGAATTTTGGGTCTGAAAGTATTTCTGGGTTACTTACCTCTGATAACTTGTGCTTACTATTTAATTCGGGATAAAAAAGATTTTTTATTTTTCTCGCGAATGCAAGTTGTTCTGATCCTCATCTGCTGTGCAATGGGGTTCATCCAGTATATGTTACTGCTAACTGGGATATGCCAAGGTACAAGACATTTAGAAGGTGCTGCCTTATTTAAGACCTCAATTGAAGCCCGTTGCTATTTCGGTGGTGCTCTACTCTACAGTCCCCAACAAGGTGTGATTCGGTTACCGGGAACCTTTGTTGCACCTTGGCAATGGGCATGGTTCTTGATTTCAAGTACCTTTTTTAGCTTCGCTTCTGGCTTCAGCGATCCTTCAATTCTCTGGCGGGTAGTTAGCTTGGGCTCCATTGTAGCGGTATTTATTAACGCAGTCATTTCCGGTCAGAGAATAGCCTTGGCATTAGTCCCTGTCTGCTTTGTGATTTTGCTGTTGCTAACCGGTCAACTTCGCAACCTTAAACGGTTTATTCCTATGGGAGTTGGTCTGGCTCTGATCCTGGGAATTGCTATAGCAAGCAATCCAGCCCTTTTAGAAGAGAGAACATCCAGTTTGAGCGATCGCTGGGAAGCTTCACCACCTCAAGAATTCATAGTGCAACAATTTGAGGAATCGTGGAAAGAACAAAGAGGGATTTTGGGCAATGGATTGGGTCGTGCGACCAATTCCGCTCGTGCAATGGGTGAGACAAGGCTGATTGAAACATATTATCCTAAAGTTCTTTTTGAAGTTGGTCCCTTTGGAACGTTGGCTTTCTTGGCACTTGTCACAACTCTGACCATTGCTTGTTACCAATCAAATCGGTTAATAAAAAACCGTAATTTCCGCAGTTACGGATCGGCTTTATGGGTGTTTATATTGTTTATTAGTTACAACACCTATTACTATCCTCTTGATGTCGATCCAGTAGCAGTCTATTACTGGTTTGTAGCTGGAGTTATCTTGAAACTACCAATTATAGACAAACAGGAAAGGCAAAAAGAGAATGATGAAAATTCTGAAGAACAACCAAAGAAAAAAACCAAAACAGCGAAAAACCTCTTGAACCCACTATAA
- a CDS encoding alpha/beta hydrolase family protein, whose protein sequence is MAGLKTLSVASTFLVFAVLSIGKTVTATAFNPAPLFKDVASYKTTISAGDRLADIYFPNPKDLKTGNYSFPIVLLLQGALVDKSNYSNYASIVARYGFVVVVPNSDRLVPSRGRALAPQTSDITDVLKYMVAENSNSASPVFAIVNTQKLALLGHSFGGAVGLSAIANLCLESLSFCKGSFNRPKELVAGAFFGANLRDTKDEFIPINNSGIPIALLQGSLDNRALPFRAKRTYDNIQTPPKALITILGVNHFGITNTSNPAGAIPDSKNSTLAQNIAVETIARWSGLFLRASVLKDKGASDYVYRTGDARDPNVAVISDSVKREK, encoded by the coding sequence GTGGCTGGTCTAAAAACTTTATCTGTAGCTTCTACATTTTTAGTATTTGCTGTGTTAAGTATAGGCAAAACAGTCACTGCTACAGCTTTCAATCCTGCTCCTTTATTCAAAGATGTGGCTAGCTACAAAACCACAATCTCTGCGGGCGATCGCTTAGCTGATATTTATTTTCCCAACCCAAAAGACTTAAAAACTGGTAATTACTCTTTTCCTATAGTTCTTCTATTGCAAGGTGCGCTTGTAGATAAATCAAATTACTCAAATTACGCCAGTATAGTAGCCCGTTATGGATTTGTGGTAGTTGTACCAAATAGCGATCGTTTAGTGCCATCACGTGGTCGAGCCCTAGCACCTCAAACTTCAGATATTACAGATGTTTTAAAATATATGGTTGCTGAAAACTCCAATTCTGCTTCACCTGTTTTCGCAATTGTTAATACACAAAAATTAGCTTTGCTCGGTCACTCTTTTGGAGGTGCTGTAGGACTATCTGCAATTGCCAACTTATGTTTGGAGTCCCTTTCATTCTGTAAAGGCTCCTTCAATCGGCCTAAGGAACTTGTAGCAGGAGCGTTTTTTGGCGCAAATTTACGCGATACAAAAGATGAGTTTATCCCCATCAACAATTCTGGAATTCCTATTGCCCTGTTACAAGGTAGCCTTGACAATAGAGCGCTTCCTTTTAGAGCTAAAAGAACCTACGACAATATTCAAACCCCTCCCAAAGCATTGATTACCATTTTAGGTGTAAATCACTTTGGCATAACCAATACAAGTAACCCTGCGGGGGCAATACCAGACTCAAAAAACTCTACCCTTGCTCAAAATATAGCAGTAGAAACAATCGCCCGTTGGAGCGGTCTCTTCTTACGTGCTAGCGTTCTTAAAGACAAAGGCGCATCTGATTATGTATATCGCACGGGTGATGCTCGCGATCCAAATGTAGCCGTTATTTCTGACTCTGTAAAAAGAGAAAAATAG